Proteins found in one Oryza glaberrima chromosome 4, OglaRS2, whole genome shotgun sequence genomic segment:
- the LOC127770822 gene encoding LOW QUALITY PROTEIN: uncharacterized protein LOC127770822 (The sequence of the model RefSeq protein was modified relative to this genomic sequence to represent the inferred CDS: inserted 2 bases in 1 codon), translating to MQQQQQEMPQSRIFGQPPPPTQQQQQQQQQRGFGFGGAVPSPRGMPMAAGAAGPHLAVQQKQPTTTLAPPPPPPQQNQGSSSSARGMAAAAEQIAYEDAWKACNPDITTPFASVEDAISRLLPYHVFAEYEEDEIYAEDQPPAKDTSSVQEWDDDREAEAIRMAEEFEKQVLTFNVAVRKSAAGAARAEERLMVENLLLADEQRQSEHVRALVRQQQLVALQKQQQQQEKEAAALQRQLMLEQQQQQQAALQQMMAMEQRQQQQQQQQMMSALQHQRQPAIVMPQQGHSSAAALDAFLDAYAEVGPPRQQHRHGVQAPQQPESSSSGPAYWGPAHAVPPPPQENGAGALREGTQSGGVVSAATAATSVPTRSTAVEQQQQQEMSQPTQQQRGFGCGGXAPSRRGMPMAAGAAGPRRLAVQQKQKQPALVPPPPTQQQTQGFGGVGGAGAAALVVGSSSSARGMAAAAAAAEWMAHEDAWRACNRDFATPFASVEDAISRLLPYHVFAEYEEDDIYVEDQPPAKDKSSVQEWDDDHEAEAIRMAEEFEKQVVTFNVAVLKSAAGAARAEERLMVENLLLAYERRQSEHVRALVRQQQLVALQKQQQMIAEQRQQQQQMMAALQQRQQPATIMPAQGHPGAMDLFLDAYAAGEQSAYSWMTAAHAVPQPQSQPR from the exons atgcagcagcagcagcaggagatgCCGCAGTCGAGGATCTTCGGACAGCCGCCTCCAccgacgcagcagcagcagcagcagcagcagcagcggggaTTCGGGTTCGGCGGCGCGGTGCCTTCGCCCCGCGGGATGCCGATGGCTGCGGGGGCCGCGGGGCCGCATCTCGCCGTGCAGCAGAAGCAGCCTACGACcaccctcgcgccgccgccgccgccgccgcagcagaaTCAGGGATCTTCTTCGTCGGCGCgagggatggcggcggcggcggagcagatcGCGTACGAGGACGCGTGGAAGGCGTGCAACCCGGACATCACGACGCCGTTCGCCTCCGTCGAGGACGCCATCAGCAG GCTGCTTCCGTACCACGTGTTCGCGGAGTACGAGGAGGACGAGATCTACGCGGAGGACCAGCCGCCGGCGAAGGACACGTCGAGCGTGCAGGAGTGGGACGACGACCGCGAAGCCGAGGCGATCCGCATGGCGGAGGAGTTCGAGAAGCAGGTGCTGACCTTCAACGTGGCCGTCCGGaagtccgccgccggcgccgcccgcgccgaggAGCGGCTCATGGTGGAGAACCTCCTGCTCGCCGACGAGCAGCGGCAGTCGGAGCACGTCCGCGCCCTCGtccggcagcagcagctagtggcgctgcagaagcagcagcagcagcaggagaaggaggcggcggcgctgcagcgGCAACTCATGCtggagcagcaacagcagcagcaggcggcgcTGCAGCAGATGATGGCGATGGagcagaggcagcagcagcagcagcagcaacagatgATGTCAGCGCTGCAGCATCAGCGACAGCCGGCGATCGTCATGCCGCAGCAGGGGCATTCGTCCGCCGCCGCATTGGATGCGTTCCTGGATGCGTACGCTGAGGTGGGGCCGCCGCGACAGCAGCATCGGCATGGCGTGCAGGCGCCGCAGCAGCCGGAGTCGTCGTCATCGGGGCCGGCGTACTGGGGGCCGGCGCATgccgttccgccgccgccgcaggagaaTGGCGCCGGAGCATTGAGGGA ggggACACagagcggcggcgtcgtctccgCAGCAACCGCCGCCACATCCGTGCCTACTCGCTCGACCGccgtggagcagcagcagcagcaggagatgTCGCAGCcgacgcagcagcagcggggattcggatgcggcgg ggcgccttcgCGCCGCGGGATGCCGATGGCTGCGGGGGCCGCGGGGCCGCGTCGTCTCGCCGtgcagcagaagcagaagcagccggcgctcgtgccgccgccgccgacgcagcAGCAGACTCAAGGATTCGGTGGTGTCGGGggggctggagcggcggcgctggtggtggGATCTTCTTCGTCGGCACgagggatggcggcggcggcggcggcggcggagtggatGGCGCACGAGGACGCGTGGAGGGCGTGCAACCGGGACTTCGCGACTCCCTTCGCCTCCGTCGAGGACGCCATCAGCAG GCTGCTTCCGTACCACGTGTTCGCGGAGTACGAGGAGGACGATATCTACGTGGAGGACCAGCCGCCGGCGAAGGACAAGTCGAGCGTGCAGGAGTGGGATGACGACCACGAAGCCGAGGCGATCCGCATGGCCGAGGAGTTCGAGAAGCAGGTGGTGACCTTCAACGTCGCCGTCCTGaagtccgccgccggcgccgcccgcgccgaggAGCGGCTCATGGTGGAGAACCTCCTGCTCGCCTACGAGCGGCGGCAGTCGGAGCACGTCCGCGCCCTCgtccggcagcagcagctggtggccctgcagaagcagcagcagatgatagcggagcagcggcagcagcagcaacagatgATGGCAGCGTTGCAGCAGCGCCAGCAGCCGGCGACGATCATGCCGGCGCAGGGGCATCCCGGCGCGATGGATTTGTTCCTGGATGcgtacgccgccggcgagcagtcGGCGTACAGCTGGATGACGGCGGCGCATGCCGTGCCGCAGCCGCAATCGCAGCCGCGGTAA
- the LOC127771620 gene encoding membrane-anchored ubiquitin-fold protein 4, with product MAEKEEGKVAAEGGAEAEADEEVEVKFRLFDGSDIGPLRCNAVATTVAALKDRVVADWPKDKTIVPKTANDVKLISGGKILENDKNIAQCRAPFGDLPSTAITMHVVVQPSSAKSKPDKKTNKLPKTTRCSCTIL from the exons AtggcggagaaggaggagggcaaggtggcggcggagggtggggcggaggcggaggccgacgaggaggtggaggtcaAGTTCCGCCTCTTCGACGGCTCCGACATCGGGCCCCTCCGCTGCaacgccgtcgccaccaccgtcgccgccctcaaggaccgcgtcgtcgccgactgGCCCAAAG ATAAAACAATTGTCCCGAAGACTGCTAATGATGTCAAACTGATAAGTGGaggaaaaattctagaaaacgACAAGAACATTGCGCAGTGCAGAGCACCTTTTGGTGATCTTCCGAGCACTGCTATCACAATGCACGTTGTTGTGCAGCCATCATCAGCCAAATCAAAACCTG ACAAGAAGACCAACAAGTTGCCAAAGACCACTCGCTGCTCATGTACCATACTATGA